In Corynebacterium matruchotii, a single genomic region encodes these proteins:
- the zomB gene encoding flagellar motor control protein ZomB, with translation MTTARSLTTLSGVISAVVVAALGFYGGWQRRWMSDDGLIVLRTVRNLLAGNGPVFNAGERVETNTSTLWQYIIYIGALISGSRLETIALWAALVFTTVALFIAAVATAKLYQGNNRLLLLPFGGILYISLPPARDFATSGLEWGLSLLWIATWWFLMVQWVEDARLRWGIKYSYLLAFCSGLSWLVRPELALYGGLSGLMLLIMDRKNWWKILLAAIPVPLAYQVFRMGYYGLLVPHTAVAKSASGSQWGDGWFYLMDFVTPYHLWLGVLIAAAAAGLRVWNATREASISVNRRTVVIGLTCGAALIHFLYVLRVGGDFMHGRMLLLPLFTLLLPVSVVVIDRQRIPTTVAAAGLFIAGMGWSFATVLGGHPYQLPEGDEAPLRIVDERIFWQLATYRDQPTRYAEDFLTARNMNNFVPMLEQGRAAHDAQLFQIRLSQHPLVLSWEPRPRTTEHTDLADMPLSLTMINLGMTSMNAPLDVRVLDNMGLANPLAGRQPRVVNGRVGHDKNLPLEWQVADSAVPLDAVPSWVDKAYVKRAREILYTPEYQKLFASYRSPLTFKRFLANIKFSLGAGRTLQFQEDPAAYQGPLPVVDPLPINWPRDIKLDPVR, from the coding sequence ATGACCACAGCCCGCTCTCTCACCACGCTCTCCGGTGTTATATCAGCAGTCGTTGTTGCCGCCCTCGGGTTTTACGGCGGCTGGCAGCGCCGTTGGATGAGCGATGATGGGTTGATTGTGTTGCGCACGGTCCGTAATCTTCTCGCTGGGAACGGGCCGGTTTTTAATGCGGGGGAGCGGGTGGAAACAAACACCTCCACCCTATGGCAATACATTATTTATATTGGCGCATTGATAAGTGGTTCCCGGTTGGAGACTATTGCCTTGTGGGCGGCGTTGGTCTTCACCACTGTGGCCCTGTTCATTGCGGCCGTGGCCACTGCGAAACTCTATCAGGGCAATAATCGGCTGCTGCTCCTGCCTTTTGGGGGGATATTGTACATTTCGTTGCCGCCAGCCCGGGATTTCGCCACCTCGGGCCTGGAGTGGGGCCTGTCCCTGCTGTGGATTGCCACGTGGTGGTTCCTCATGGTTCAGTGGGTGGAGGATGCCAGGCTGCGGTGGGGGATTAAGTACAGCTATCTGTTGGCGTTTTGTTCGGGCTTGAGCTGGTTGGTGCGCCCAGAATTGGCATTGTATGGGGGCTTGTCGGGCCTGATGCTGCTGATTATGGATCGGAAAAATTGGTGGAAGATCCTCTTGGCGGCCATCCCGGTGCCGTTGGCCTACCAGGTGTTTCGCATGGGCTATTACGGCCTGTTGGTGCCGCATACCGCGGTGGCGAAGTCGGCGTCGGGGTCGCAGTGGGGTGATGGCTGGTTTTACCTCATGGATTTTGTGACCCCATACCATTTGTGGTTGGGGGTGCTCATTGCTGCGGCGGCTGCCGGGTTGCGGGTGTGGAACGCCACGCGGGAGGCGTCGATAAGCGTGAATCGACGCACCGTGGTCATTGGGTTGACGTGTGGGGCGGCGCTGATTCATTTCCTTTATGTGCTGCGCGTGGGCGGCGATTTCATGCATGGGCGCATGCTGCTGCTGCCGTTGTTCACGCTGCTGCTGCCGGTGAGCGTTGTGGTGATTGATCGGCAGCGGATTCCAACGACCGTGGCGGCTGCTGGGCTGTTTATCGCCGGCATGGGCTGGAGCTTTGCGACGGTCCTAGGTGGGCACCCCTACCAGCTTCCCGAGGGGGACGAAGCCCCGCTGCGCATCGTGGACGAGCGGATTTTCTGGCAGCTGGCCACCTACCGGGACCAGCCCACCCGCTACGCCGAGGACTTCCTCACCGCCCGCAATATGAATAATTTCGTGCCCATGCTGGAGCAGGGACGTGCCGCCCATGATGCCCAACTGTTTCAGATTCGCCTGAGTCAGCATCCTTTGGTGTTGTCGTGGGAGCCGCGGCCGCGCACCACCGAACACACCGACCTGGCCGACATGCCGCTGTCGCTTACCATGATTAATCTGGGCATGACCAGTATGAACGCCCCCCTGGACGTGCGGGTGCTCGACAATATGGGCCTGGCCAACCCCTTGGCTGGCCGCCAACCCCGGGTCGTCAATGGGCGGGTGGGGCACGACAAGAACCTGCCCTTGGAATGGCAGGTGGCGGATTCGGCCGTGCCGCTGGACGCCGTGCCGAGTTGGGTGGACAAAGCATATGTGAAGCGTGCCCGGGAGATTTTGTACACCCCGGAGTACCAAAAACTTTTCGCCTCGTACCGAAGCCCGCTCACCTTCAAACGCTTCCTTGCCAACATCAAATTCAGCCTGGGAGCAGGGCGGACCCTCCAGTTCCAGGAGGACCCGGCCGCCTACCAAGGCCCCCTGCCTGTAGTGGATCCGCTTCCGATAAATTGGCCTCGGGACATCAAATTAGATCCGGTTCGCTAG
- a CDS encoding alpha/beta hydrolase yields MKFMTRAIKKVAAAVTAVAAASVLAVAGQGVATAGPRDWLRPDATGACEWDGVGFWVQRCDVFSPAMNRNITVQIQPAQRGGNAGFYLLDGARATERANAWTTDSNAPELYANHNITLVMPVGGQGTFYQDWLRPANYTGDGPLFKWETFLTKELPAYLEGNFGVARNNNSIAGLSMGGTAALNLAARNPAMFKQAMSWSGYLTMSGPGMSTLVRLAMLDLGGFNVNNMYGSMFNPNRYENDPFWNMGALRGKDVYISAASGFWSADDIMRYEVKDRITGSILEAFSLYTTTLWEAKARAEGVNVTVNYPAAGIHNWLQWNYQLNLTKNRVLDVMQAW; encoded by the coding sequence ATGAAGTTCATGACACGCGCGATAAAGAAGGTGGCGGCGGCTGTCACCGCAGTTGCCGCTGCTTCCGTTCTGGCGGTGGCGGGCCAGGGCGTAGCTACTGCTGGCCCGCGGGACTGGTTGCGTCCTGACGCCACCGGGGCTTGTGAATGGGATGGGGTTGGCTTCTGGGTTCAGCGTTGTGACGTGTTTTCCCCAGCCATGAACCGGAACATCACCGTGCAAATTCAACCGGCACAACGAGGCGGTAATGCTGGGTTCTATCTGCTTGACGGTGCTCGCGCCACCGAACGAGCAAATGCCTGGACCACCGACTCCAATGCCCCGGAGCTCTACGCTAACCACAACATCACCCTGGTGATGCCCGTTGGTGGTCAGGGTACTTTCTACCAAGACTGGCTACGGCCCGCTAACTACACCGGTGACGGCCCGCTGTTTAAGTGGGAAACCTTCCTCACCAAGGAACTCCCGGCTTACCTGGAGGGCAACTTCGGTGTTGCCAGGAACAACAACTCCATCGCCGGCCTGTCCATGGGTGGTACCGCCGCCCTGAACCTGGCAGCCCGCAACCCGGCAATGTTCAAGCAGGCCATGAGCTGGTCTGGCTACCTCACCATGTCCGGCCCGGGCATGAGCACCCTGGTGCGTCTAGCTATGCTGGACCTGGGCGGCTTCAACGTCAATAACATGTACGGTTCGATGTTCAACCCGAACCGGTACGAGAACGACCCCTTCTGGAACATGGGTGCCCTCAGGGGTAAGGACGTGTATATTTCCGCAGCCAGCGGTTTCTGGAGTGCTGACGACATCATGCGCTACGAAGTGAAGGACCGGATCACCGGCTCCATCCTGGAGGCGTTCAGCCTGTACACCACCACGCTGTGGGAGGCCAAGGCGCGCGCTGAGGGCGTGAATGTGACCGTTAACTATCCGGCAGCAGGCATCCACAACTGGTTGCAGTGGAACTACCAGTTGAACCTCACCAAGAACCGCGTGCTTGACGTCATGCAAGCTTGGTAA
- a CDS encoding alpha/beta hydrolase-fold protein, translating to MRVTQRRSYQIAALPVAIGLGVSLLFPPAAVAQSTTSAKPTSTSTSKSRSSNSSSSGSLGSSSLNGLTDYLDTNAVERTPIRVDERPQINGLPDGVSVERVKWITDRRIELQIKSKVMPKDVVKVQMLLARDWHSQPNRKFPEVWALDGLRATDIESGWTSETNIEQLFADKNVNVILPVGGESSFYSDWQSEDNGKHYMWESFLLNELIPVLKNGYRANGDRAIFGLSMGGTAAMNLAERNPDLFKFVGSFSGYLDTTSPGMPDAIRTAQQDAGGYHSEAMWGPDGSQQWIDHDPKLGIKALKGMKVYVSAGSGRDDFGQPGSVAKHPANAAGIGLEVISRMTTQTFVDFARRDGVEVTSVFRPSGVHDWPYWQFEMGQAWPHIAGALNLSQSDRGADCTPVGAIAEATKGGVIGNCVNNEYDVAGGKGQDFTNGRAFWSPNTGAQALYGRIGTVYTELGGPGSWLGFPTSTERGLANGGRFVTFEHGNIYWTLQTDAIAVPTDIVNKWGDLKWENGDLGYPVAEATEHNGGLVQKFQNGYVTRNPKGANNWVRGAIAAKYGELQTAKSKLGYPTSDEKSINGGAFQEFENGNIYWSPATGAHVIYYGDIYKAWGEKGYEQGEYGYPTSDQESASGSITFQGGKMSQSNGKVREERN from the coding sequence ATGCGTGTAACTCAACGTCGTTCCTACCAAATAGCCGCCCTTCCGGTGGCCATTGGCTTGGGAGTCTCCCTGCTATTTCCTCCCGCAGCGGTGGCGCAATCAACCACCAGCGCGAAGCCAACTAGCACGAGCACTAGCAAATCCCGTAGCAGTAATTCGTCAAGCTCAGGAAGCCTGGGGAGCTCCTCCCTGAATGGCTTGACCGACTACCTTGATACCAATGCAGTGGAACGCACCCCTATTCGCGTGGACGAGCGGCCCCAAATCAATGGTCTGCCCGATGGGGTGTCGGTGGAGCGTGTCAAGTGGATCACCGATAGGCGCATCGAACTGCAAATTAAGTCCAAGGTCATGCCGAAAGACGTGGTTAAGGTGCAAATGCTGTTGGCCCGCGATTGGCATTCCCAGCCGAATCGGAAATTCCCCGAGGTGTGGGCCCTCGACGGGTTGCGGGCCACCGACATTGAAAGCGGCTGGACTAGCGAAACCAACATTGAACAACTGTTCGCCGACAAGAACGTCAATGTGATCTTGCCTGTTGGTGGCGAATCCTCCTTCTACTCCGACTGGCAGTCCGAAGACAACGGCAAGCACTACATGTGGGAGTCCTTCCTGCTCAATGAGCTTATCCCCGTGCTGAAGAACGGCTATCGGGCCAATGGCGACCGGGCCATCTTCGGTCTGTCCATGGGTGGCACCGCCGCCATGAACCTGGCGGAACGTAATCCCGACCTGTTTAAGTTTGTGGGCTCCTTCTCCGGGTATTTGGACACCACCAGCCCCGGCATGCCCGATGCTATCCGCACCGCCCAACAGGATGCTGGCGGATACCACAGCGAGGCCATGTGGGGGCCGGACGGCTCCCAACAGTGGATCGACCACGACCCCAAGCTGGGCATTAAGGCGTTGAAGGGGATGAAGGTGTATGTGTCGGCCGGCTCCGGCCGGGATGATTTCGGCCAGCCGGGCTCCGTCGCAAAGCATCCGGCGAATGCCGCCGGTATTGGGCTGGAAGTTATTTCGCGCATGACCACCCAAACCTTTGTCGACTTTGCCCGCCGGGATGGGGTGGAAGTTACCTCGGTGTTCCGGCCCTCTGGCGTGCACGACTGGCCCTACTGGCAGTTTGAGATGGGGCAGGCCTGGCCGCACATCGCCGGGGCCCTTAACCTGTCGCAATCCGACCGCGGCGCCGACTGCACCCCCGTCGGGGCCATCGCCGAAGCCACCAAGGGCGGCGTCATCGGCAACTGCGTGAACAACGAATACGACGTGGCCGGCGGCAAGGGCCAGGACTTCACCAACGGTCGCGCCTTCTGGTCCCCGAACACTGGCGCCCAGGCCCTCTACGGCCGCATCGGCACCGTGTACACCGAGCTTGGCGGCCCCGGCTCCTGGCTGGGATTCCCCACCTCCACGGAACGCGGGCTCGCAAACGGTGGCCGGTTCGTCACCTTCGAACACGGCAATATCTACTGGACCCTGCAAACCGACGCCATTGCCGTGCCCACTGACATTGTGAACAAGTGGGGCGACCTCAAGTGGGAGAACGGTGACCTGGGTTACCCAGTGGCCGAAGCTACCGAACACAACGGTGGCCTGGTGCAGAAGTTCCAAAACGGCTACGTCACCCGTAACCCCAAGGGTGCTAATAACTGGGTGCGGGGCGCCATTGCCGCCAAGTACGGTGAGCTGCAAACCGCCAAGTCCAAACTGGGCTACCCCACCTCTGATGAGAAGTCCATCAACGGTGGCGCCTTCCAAGAGTTCGAAAACGGCAACATTTACTGGTCCCCCGCCACCGGCGCTCACGTTATCTACTACGGTGACATTTATAAGGCTTGGGGCGAAAAGGGCTACGAGCAGGGTGAATATGGCTACCCCACCTCCGATCAGGAGTCTGCTAGCGGTTCCATCACCTTCCAGGGTGGTAAAATGAGTCAATCCAATGGCAAAGTCCGCGAGGAGCGAAATTAG
- a CDS encoding DUF732 domain-containing protein, whose amino-acid sequence MKRLLATGIFTLSVITAGAGLSACGSSTVSDDATASTSKAPIAPLKGSGGSGATSGAAGASDGAGAGASGANGAGGSGDAGESGNAAPPADGPAQEVSSIPTPAQQLSDADKTYFDALTAGGIKVEGAENQMIGAAQVVCQNQFPQAVQAVGGQLVEQKRTSLSPEETVSLIETSARKAYCS is encoded by the coding sequence GTGAAACGCCTGTTAGCGACAGGAATTTTTACCCTGTCCGTCATAACCGCTGGTGCTGGCCTCAGCGCCTGCGGTAGTTCCACCGTGAGCGATGATGCTACGGCATCCACGTCCAAAGCCCCCATCGCGCCCCTGAAGGGCTCCGGTGGTTCGGGTGCAACTTCAGGTGCGGCCGGGGCCTCCGATGGCGCTGGTGCCGGCGCTAGTGGGGCTAACGGGGCTGGTGGCTCCGGTGATGCCGGCGAGAGCGGTAACGCCGCCCCGCCGGCTGATGGGCCAGCCCAAGAAGTATCGTCCATTCCCACGCCGGCCCAACAGTTGAGCGATGCGGACAAGACCTACTTCGACGCCCTCACGGCTGGTGGTATTAAGGTGGAAGGCGCCGAAAACCAAATGATCGGCGCCGCCCAGGTTGTGTGCCAAAACCAATTCCCGCAGGCTGTGCAGGCAGTCGGTGGGCAATTGGTGGAGCAGAAGCGTACCTCGCTGTCGCCCGAAGAGACCGTTTCCCTGATTGAAACGTCGGCACGCAAGGCATATTGCTCTTAA
- a CDS encoding cutinase family protein, with protein MKKVLTVLAALVVIVVVAAGAQQWLSQTNKGGPVGPPETSEATMVTQPDHCPRVEVLVAPGTWESSKTDDPFNPTANPKSFMLNISRPLQEAYPAHEVKVWTLPYTAQFKNINSQNEMPYDESREEGIATMETEMRDVFRECPLTDYILTGFSQGAVIAGDIANKIGTGTGVVPAERIRGVALIADGRREPNVGQHVGNPVGGVGAEIALQPLNLLVQPVVPGATMRGPRQGGFGALNDRTFEICAPNDAICDAPREIGNALGRATEMVQANGVHSVYATNPYVIPDTTANQWVVEWAKGLINR; from the coding sequence ATGAAGAAAGTTCTCACCGTTCTTGCCGCGCTTGTGGTGATTGTTGTGGTTGCTGCAGGTGCGCAGCAATGGTTGAGTCAAACCAATAAGGGGGGGCCGGTCGGCCCGCCCGAAACCTCCGAAGCAACCATGGTGACCCAACCCGACCACTGTCCCCGGGTTGAGGTGCTTGTCGCGCCCGGCACGTGGGAATCCTCCAAGACCGATGACCCGTTCAACCCTACAGCGAACCCCAAATCGTTCATGTTGAACATTTCCCGGCCGTTGCAGGAAGCCTATCCGGCCCACGAGGTGAAGGTGTGGACCTTGCCGTACACGGCGCAGTTCAAGAACATTAACTCCCAAAACGAGATGCCGTATGACGAATCCCGGGAGGAAGGCATCGCCACCATGGAGACCGAAATGCGGGACGTGTTCCGGGAATGCCCCCTTACCGATTACATCCTCACCGGGTTCTCCCAGGGTGCGGTCATTGCTGGGGACATTGCCAATAAGATCGGCACCGGCACTGGGGTGGTTCCGGCGGAGCGGATCCGGGGCGTGGCATTGATCGCCGACGGTCGGCGGGAACCCAACGTGGGCCAGCATGTGGGCAACCCGGTCGGTGGTGTGGGTGCGGAAATCGCCCTACAACCCCTCAACCTGTTGGTGCAGCCCGTCGTGCCCGGCGCCACCATGCGGGGTCCCCGGCAGGGCGGCTTCGGCGCCCTGAACGATCGTACGTTCGAAATTTGCGCCCCGAACGATGCCATTTGTGACGCCCCCCGGGAGATCGGCAATGCCCTGGGCCGCGCCACCGAAATGGTGCAGGCCAATGGGGTGCACTCGGTGTACGCCACCAACCCCTATGTGATTCCCGACACCACCGCAAATCAGTGGGTTGTGGAATGGGCAAAGGGGCTCATTAACCGGTAA
- a CDS encoding AAA family ATPase has protein sequence MSRLIVFAGLPGVGKTTQARSLADALRAVYLRLDTLEAPFIRMADNNDLKDYGYQAIAHLAGDNLELGRTVIIDAVNPMHHTRAIFRDLAEKHRARLIQFECVLPDEVEHRRRVEKRGTLNWDEVLAITAYYERWDEHLDGRRNIIVTG, from the coding sequence ATGAGCAGACTCATCGTTTTCGCCGGTCTACCAGGCGTGGGCAAAACCACCCAGGCACGATCGCTTGCCGACGCGCTCCGCGCCGTCTACCTCCGCCTCGACACCCTGGAGGCACCCTTCATCCGCATGGCCGACAACAACGACCTCAAGGACTACGGCTACCAGGCCATCGCCCACCTGGCGGGCGACAACCTAGAACTGGGCCGCACCGTGATCATTGATGCGGTCAACCCCATGCACCACACCCGAGCCATATTCCGGGATCTGGCCGAAAAGCATCGGGCGAGGCTCATCCAATTCGAATGCGTGCTCCCGGATGAGGTTGAGCACCGACGGCGCGTCGAAAAGCGAGGAACCCTCAACTGGGACGAGGTGCTCGCCATCACCGCCTACTACGAACGGTGGGACGAACACCTCGACGGTCGCCGAAACATCATCGTTACCGGTTAA